The Streptococcus sanguinis genomic sequence GCAAATTCACAGATTGAGTATACTGAAACCGAAGTTCGAGTAGCCCAGCTAGCTGACAAATATACGACATCTGATGGATATATCTTTGATGCGCGCGATATTATCAGCGACGAAGGAGATGCTTATGTAACCCCTCATATGGGACACAGTCACTGGATAGGAAAAGATAGTCTTTCAGCTAAAGAAAAAGCAGCTGCTCAGACCTATACTAAAGAAAAAGGTCTGCTTCCACCTGCACCAACAGATGATTCCAAAGCCAATCCAAGTGGAGAAAGTGCGTCTGCTATCTACGAACGTGTTCAAGGAGAGAAACGGATACCGCTCGTTCGTCTGCCTTACAATGTTGAGCATACTGTAGCAGTAAAAAATGGTAATCTGATTATCCCTCATAAGGATCACTACCACAACATCAAATTTGCTTGGTTCGATGATAAGACTTACCGAGCTCCTAATGGCTATACATTAGAGGATTTATTTGCAACTATCAAGTATTATGTTGAACATCCAGATGAGCGACCACAGTCTAGCGATGGATGGGGGAATGCAAGTGATCATGTTTTAGGTAAAAAAGATGACAAGGAGGATGCTGTTAGCCCAGAGAAACCTCAAGAAGAAGTTGAAGAGGAAACACCAACTGAGCCAGAAGTACCTCAAGTTGAAACTGCTAAAGTAGAAGCTAAGTTGCAAGAGGCGGAAGACTTACTTGAAAAGACGACGGATCCAAGTTTGAAATCCAATGCAACTGAGACCTTAACAGGATTGCGAAATAATCTTAATTTAGGGACTATGGATAATAATAACATCATGGCAGAAGTAGAAAAACTGTTAACCTTGTTGAAATCAGCTGTTTCAACACCTGCTACTAATACAGAAACAACACCTTGATTTTTATCTGTTTTTAGATATGAATGTTTTATTGATAAATAAAAGATGAACCAACAATTTTGGAGTTAATATGAAGAAAAGAACTGCAGTATTAATAACGCTGAGTATACTAGCTCTGATGCTGGGAGCGTGTACTCAGAAAGAAGAACAACAAGCTAAAGGTTTGAAGATTGTGACCAGTTTTTATCCGGTTTATGCCATGGTTAAAGAAGTATCTGGTGATTTGAATGATGTTCGCATGATTCAATCTAGTACAGGGATCCATTCTTTTGAACCATCAGCTAATGATATAGCGTCTATCTATGATGCGGATGTTTTTGTCTATCATTCACATACCTTAGAGTCATGGGCGGGGAGCCTAGATCCAAATTTGCAAAAATCTAAGGTGAAAGTGCTGGAAGCATCCGAAGGAATGACCTTGGAGCGTGTACCGGGTTTGGAAGACGTGGAAGCTGGCGAAGGAATCGATGAAAAAACTCTCTACGATCCTCATACATGGCTAGATCCTGAAAAAGCTGGTGAAGAAGCGCAGATTATTGCGGATAAGCTATCTGAACTCGATAAAGAACATAAGGAAATATATCAAAAAAATGCTAAGAAATTCATTGCTAAAGCTCAAGAATTGACCAAAAAATACCAACCAATCTTTGAAAAGGCTAAGCAAAAGACTTTCGTCACTCAACATACTGCGTTCTCGTATTTAGCAAAGCGGTTTGGTTTGCAGCAGCTAGGTATTGCAGGGATTTCTCCTGAACAAGAGCCAAATGCAAGGCAGCTTACTGAAATTCAAGAATTTGTGAAAACCTATAAAGTTAAGACGATTTTTACCGAAAGTAATGCATCGTCGAAAGTGGCAGAAACGCTCGTAAAGTCAACAGGTGTCAGGCTAAAAACTCTCAATCCTTTGGAAGCAGATCCTCAAAATGATAAAAACTACCTAGAGAATCTAGAAGAAAACATGAGTATCTTGGCTAAAGAATTGAAATGAGAAGGTAAAGCTTAATCTAGCTGAACAATACAAAACAGAAACCTGCCTGTAAAGGTGGGTTTTTTTGGTGTGTGACAAAATATGATAATTATTTTTAAATTACCTATGTTCGTTTGAAAGTAAAAGTGGTAGTATAGTGAGGAGATAAGATTCTATTTTCCTGAGTTAAGTAGGGAAATGATCTGTAACATGAATTGAATGATGGGATATTGAGAAACGTATGGCAATGATAGAAGTAGAGCATCTTCAGAAAAATTTTGTGAAGGCTGTCAAGGAACCGGGATTGAAGGGGGCTTTGCGCTCCTTTATTCATCCTGAAAAGCAGACCTTTGAAGCGGTCAAGGATTTAACCTTTGAGGTTCCAAAAGGGCAGATTTTAGGCTTTATCGGGGCCAACGGTGCTGGGAAGTCGACAACCATCAAAATGCTGACAGGAATTCTGAAACCGACATCTGGTTTTTGTCGAATCAACGGCAAAATTCCGCAGGATAATCGTCAAGACTATGTCAAGGATATTGGAGTGGTCTTCGGACAACGAACCCAGCTATGGTGGGATTTGGCACTGCAAGAGACCTATACAGTCTTGAAGGAAATTTATGATGTGCCAGACTCGCTTTTCCATAAGCGCATGGACTTTTTGAATGAAGTCTTGGATTTGAAGGAATTTATCAAAGATCCCGTGCGGACTCTTTCACTTGGTCAACGGATGCGGGCGGACATTGCGGCTTCCTTACTTCATAATCCCAAGGTTCTCTTTTTAGATGAACCAACCATTGGGTTGGACGTTTCGGTCAAGGACAATATTCGTCGGGCTATCACCCAGATTAATCAGGAGGAAGAAACAACCATTCTCTTGACCACTCATGACCTGAGCGACATTGAGCAACTCTGTGATCGGATTTTTATGATTGACAAGGGGCAGGAGATTTTTGATGGAACGGTTAACCAGCTCAAGGAAACCTTTGGCAAGATGAAGACTCTCTCCTTTGAACTACTACCAGGTCAAAGTCACCTCGTTTCTCACTATGAAGATTTTTCGGATATGACCATTGATAGACAAGGAAACAGTCTCAATATTGAATTCGATAGTTCCCGCTACCAGTCGGCTGATATTATCAAGCAAACCCTGTCTGATTTTGAAATTCGTGATTTGAAGATGCTAGATACGGATATTGAGGATATTATCCGTCGCTTCTATCGAAAGGAGCTCTAAGATGGTCAAATTGTGGAGACGTTACAAACCCTTTATCAATGCAGGGGTTCAGGAGTTGATTACCTATCGAGTCAACTTTCTTCTCTATCGAATTGGCGATGTCATGGGAGCTTTTGTGGCCTTTTATCTCTGGAAGGCAGTCTTTGATTCCTCGCAAGAATCTTTGATTCAGGGCTTCAGTATGGCGGATATCACCCTCTACATCATCATGAGTTTTGTGACGAACCTTCTGACCAGGTCGGATAGCTCTTTTATGATCGGGGAGGAGGTCAAGGATGGCTCCATTATCATGCGCTTGCTGAGACCAGTTCATTTTGCGGCCTCCTATCTCTTCACCGAACTTGGTTCCAAGTGGTTGATTTTTATTTCTGTTGGAGTTCCATTTCTATGTGTCATTGTATTGGTAAAAATCCTTTCTGGGCAAGGGATTGTAGAAGTGCTGGGATTAACTGTCCTTTATCTCTTTAGCTTAACGCTGGCCTACCTGATTAACTTTTTCTTTAATATCTGCTTTGGATTTTCAGCCTTTGTATTTAAAAATCTATGGGGTTCTAATCTACTCAAGACTTCTATAGTGGCCTTTATGTCGGGGAGTTTGATTCCCTTGGCTTTCTTTCCTAAAATTGTTTCAAATATTCTTTCCTTTTTGCCTTTTTCATCCTTGATTTACACTCCGGTTATGATTATCGTTGGGAAATACGATGCCAGTCAGATTCATCAAGCGCTTTTGCTACAGTTTTTCTGGCTCTTAGTGATGGTGGGCTTGTCTCAGTTGATTTGGAAAAGAGTCCAGTCATTTATCACCATTCAAGGAGGTTAGTATGAAAAAATATCAGCGCATGCATCTGATTTTTATCAGACAGTACATCAAGCAAATCATGGAATACAAGGTTGATTTTGTGGTTGGTGTTTTAGGTGTCTTCCTGACCCAAGGCTTGAACCTCTTGTTTCTCAATGTCATCTTTCAACACATCCCCTCGCTAGAAGGCTGGACCTTTCAAGAGATTGCCTTTATCTATGGTTTTTCCTTGATTCCCAAGGGACTGGACCATCTCTTTTTTGACAATCTCTGGGCACTGGGGCAACGATTGGTGAGAAAGGGAGAGTTTGACAAGTATCTGAC encodes the following:
- a CDS encoding metal ABC transporter solute-binding protein, Zn/Mn family, which codes for MKKRTAVLITLSILALMLGACTQKEEQQAKGLKIVTSFYPVYAMVKEVSGDLNDVRMIQSSTGIHSFEPSANDIASIYDADVFVYHSHTLESWAGSLDPNLQKSKVKVLEASEGMTLERVPGLEDVEAGEGIDEKTLYDPHTWLDPEKAGEEAQIIADKLSELDKEHKEIYQKNAKKFIAKAQELTKKYQPIFEKAKQKTFVTQHTAFSYLAKRFGLQQLGIAGISPEQEPNARQLTEIQEFVKTYKVKTIFTESNASSKVAETLVKSTGVRLKTLNPLEADPQNDKNYLENLEENMSILAKELK
- a CDS encoding ABC transporter permease, coding for MVKLWRRYKPFINAGVQELITYRVNFLLYRIGDVMGAFVAFYLWKAVFDSSQESLIQGFSMADITLYIIMSFVTNLLTRSDSSFMIGEEVKDGSIIMRLLRPVHFAASYLFTELGSKWLIFISVGVPFLCVIVLVKILSGQGIVEVLGLTVLYLFSLTLAYLINFFFNICFGFSAFVFKNLWGSNLLKTSIVAFMSGSLIPLAFFPKIVSNILSFLPFSSLIYTPVMIIVGKYDASQIHQALLLQFFWLLVMVGLSQLIWKRVQSFITIQGG
- a CDS encoding ATP-binding cassette domain-containing protein, which translates into the protein MAMIEVEHLQKNFVKAVKEPGLKGALRSFIHPEKQTFEAVKDLTFEVPKGQILGFIGANGAGKSTTIKMLTGILKPTSGFCRINGKIPQDNRQDYVKDIGVVFGQRTQLWWDLALQETYTVLKEIYDVPDSLFHKRMDFLNEVLDLKEFIKDPVRTLSLGQRMRADIAASLLHNPKVLFLDEPTIGLDVSVKDNIRRAITQINQEEETTILLTTHDLSDIEQLCDRIFMIDKGQEIFDGTVNQLKETFGKMKTLSFELLPGQSHLVSHYEDFSDMTIDRQGNSLNIEFDSSRYQSADIIKQTLSDFEIRDLKMLDTDIEDIIRRFYRKEL